The region TCTTTTTTGCCTTTGGTTTCAGATAAGGCTTTAGATATTGTTATATAATGTTCCTCACGATTAAAGTCATCTTCAGTAAGTGCAATAAGCTCCCCTAGCCTTAATCCAGTTGATAAGGTTAGAAGGATTGCAAACTGATATACTAAAGGCTCATCATCAAGAGCAAATATCATTTTGTTTATATCGTCAAGATCATAATAGTTATTCTGTAATTGATAATCATCAACAGTATATTTAATATTTTCAATCGGATTCTTTTTTATAATTTCTAATTCCATAGCAGTTCTAAACAAAGCCTTTAATATATTCATGTAGTTTCTTACTGTTCTTTCAGCTATAGGCTCCCCTGTATTTTTATTCTTTTTAGCTTTTATAATGTCCAGCAATTTAAGCATATCGCTTTGTTTTATATTAGATAGAATTTTATTGCCAATATATTTTTCAATATAATTAAGATTATATATATGATTCTTTAGTTTGCTCTGTTAATTTTATATATTCTAACCACCATCTCACAAAATTAGAAAAAGATTTGTTAGCCATATCG is a window of Alkaliphilus flagellatus DNA encoding:
- a CDS encoding tyrosine-type recombinase/integrase, with protein sequence MYNLNYIEKYIGNKILSNIKQSDMLKLLDIIKAKKNKNTGEPIAERTVRNYMNILKALFRTAMELEIIKKNPIENIKYTVDDYQLQNNYYDLDDINKMIFALDDEPLVYQFAILLTLSTGLRLGELIALTEDDFNREEHYITISKALSETKGKKEYSLTKTKKIRVEYYPEELEQLLDEHLEIEALKKQQLGVENNLIFTGIKGDFIAKKTISDWFRRFLIRNGLKRITFHGLRHTSATMLLASGIPLKNVAERLGHSRASTTANIYAHAIPRIDKDAANVFSNILSGGTQDKNLKVVK